A stretch of Equus caballus isolate H_3958 breed thoroughbred chromosome 11, TB-T2T, whole genome shotgun sequence DNA encodes these proteins:
- the RNF222 gene encoding RING finger protein 222 isoform X1, translating to MSEGESKDSLGSECPVCYEKFRDLEGASRTLSCGHMFCHDCLVKYLLSTRVDGQVQRTIVCPICRYVTFLSKKSSRWPSMLDKSSQSLAVPMGLPTVPPLDTMGHTNPLAISQPVWRPSPSQSAQLPLDLLPSLPREPQIFIISRHGMPLGEQDSVLPRRSVAELSEASPAPSSTRSFCCRSRALLLITLIAVLAVVAAVLPWVLLGFIKTSFKIT from the exons ATGTCAGAAGGGGAGAGCAAGGACAGCTTGGGCAGCGAGTGCCCCGTGTGCTACGAGAAGTTCCGAGATCTGGAGGGCGCCAGCCGGACACTGAGCTGTGGCCATATGTTCTGCCATGACTGCCTCGTCAAGTACCTACTCTCCACTCGCGTGGATGGGCAGGTCCAGAGGACCATCGTCTGTCCCATCTGCCGCTACGTCaccttcctcagcaagaagagctCCCGCTGGCCCTCCATGCTGGACAAGAGCTCCCAGAGCCTGGCCGTGCCCATGGGTCTGCCCACTGTGCCACCACTGGACACCATGGGCCACACAAACCCCCTGGCCATCTCTCAGCCTGTCTGGAGACCATCCCCAAGTCAGAGTGCCCAGCTGCCCTTGGACCTGCTGCCCAGCCTGCCCCGGGAGCCACAGATCTTCATCATCAGCCGCCATGGGATGCCCCTGGGGGAGCAGGACAGTGTCCTGCCGCGGCGCAGCGTGGCAGAGCTTTCTGAGGCATCCCCGGCACCCAGCTCCACCCGGTCATTCTGCTGCCGCTCCCGAGCCCTACTGCTTATCACTCTCATCGCTGTGCTGGCTGTGGTGGCCGCTGTCTTGCCCTGGGTCCTGCTG GGTTTCATAAAGACCAGCTTCAAAATAACCTGA
- the RPL26 gene encoding large ribosomal subunit protein uL24, whose amino-acid sequence MKFNPFVTSDRSKNRKRHFNAPSHIRRKIMSSPLSKELRQKYNVRSMPIRKDDEVQVVRGHYKGQQIGKVVQVYRKKYVIYIERVQREKANGTTVHVGIHPSKVVITRLKLDKDRKKILERKAKSRQVGKEKGKYKEETIEKMQE is encoded by the exons ATGAAGTTCAACCCCTTTGTGACTTCTGACCGGAGCAAGAACCGTAAACGGCATTTCAATGCACCTTCCCACATTCGTAGGAAGATTATGTCTTCCCCTCTTTCCAAAGAGCTGAGACAGAAGTACAATGTTCGGTCCATGCCCATCCGTAAGGATGATGAAGTTCAG GTTGTACGAGGACACTATAAAGGGCAGCAAATTGGCAAAGTAGTCCAGGTTTACAGGAAGAAATACGTCATCTACATTGAGCGAGTGCAGCGAGAGAAGGCTAATGGCACAACTGTGCATGTGGGCATTCACCCGAGCAAG GTGGTTATTACTAGACTAAAACTGGACAAAGACCGCAAAAAGATCCTTGAACGTAAAGCCAAATCTCGCCAAGTAGGAAAGGAAAAGGGCAAATATAAGGAAGAAACAATTGAGAAAATGCAGGAATAA
- the RNF222 gene encoding RING finger protein 222 isoform X2 translates to MSEGESKDSLGSECPVCYEKFRDLEGASRTLSCGHMFCHDCLVKYLLSTRVDGQVQRTIVCPICRYVTFLSKKSSRWPSMLDKSSQSLAVPMGLPTVPPLDTMGHTNPLAISQPVWRPSPSQSAQLPLDLLPSLPREPQIFIISRHGMPLGEQDSVLPRRSVAELSEASPAPSSTRSFCCRSRALLLITLIAVLAVVAAVLPWVLLVRK, encoded by the coding sequence ATGTCAGAAGGGGAGAGCAAGGACAGCTTGGGCAGCGAGTGCCCCGTGTGCTACGAGAAGTTCCGAGATCTGGAGGGCGCCAGCCGGACACTGAGCTGTGGCCATATGTTCTGCCATGACTGCCTCGTCAAGTACCTACTCTCCACTCGCGTGGATGGGCAGGTCCAGAGGACCATCGTCTGTCCCATCTGCCGCTACGTCaccttcctcagcaagaagagctCCCGCTGGCCCTCCATGCTGGACAAGAGCTCCCAGAGCCTGGCCGTGCCCATGGGTCTGCCCACTGTGCCACCACTGGACACCATGGGCCACACAAACCCCCTGGCCATCTCTCAGCCTGTCTGGAGACCATCCCCAAGTCAGAGTGCCCAGCTGCCCTTGGACCTGCTGCCCAGCCTGCCCCGGGAGCCACAGATCTTCATCATCAGCCGCCATGGGATGCCCCTGGGGGAGCAGGACAGTGTCCTGCCGCGGCGCAGCGTGGCAGAGCTTTCTGAGGCATCCCCGGCACCCAGCTCCACCCGGTCATTCTGCTGCCGCTCCCGAGCCCTACTGCTTATCACTCTCATCGCTGTGCTGGCTGTGGTGGCCGCTGTCTTGCCCTGGGTCCTGCTGGTGAGGAAGTAG